The sequence below is a genomic window from Theobroma cacao cultivar B97-61/B2 chromosome 6, Criollo_cocoa_genome_V2, whole genome shotgun sequence.
AGGGTTGCGTGCCATGAAAAGTTAATAAGGcaattcaacaagaaaatgagCATTCTGTATTGGTCTTTGATTAAATCATATCATTCTCCTTCCAGGAGGAAATCCTGCATTCGGCATGAACCTAATTTAATGAGACACGCACAAATGAATTCTACTAAAGATTTGTTGGTTGATGAATTATATAAAAGAGGGTAAAATCATAAAGGTTTTGGAATTATTCGATCCCAAGACAAACTCCATCCATTTTGTTCTGCTTAACAGAAGTACACTGAAGGTGCAGCTATCATGGACGAACACAGAACGGAAGCTGTCGATCGCATCTCTGATCTACCTGAGCCAATTCTTCATCATATACTATCTAAGGTTGAAGCAACAGATGCAGCTCGAACTAGCGTCTTATCCAAGGCCTGGAAAAGCATATATGATTCATTTCCGGTGGTGGTTTTAGATGAACTCTTCATTGAAGAATATGTCAAATCATATGAGCTCAGCAGTGAGGAAAGGCAGAAGTACCTGAGTAATTTAGAGCAGTTCAGGACTCGTTATAACGTGCATATACGAGGGGTTGGGGCTGATGAGGAGAAAGGCAAATTACTAGCGATGATGATTATCAGAGAGAAGTTCATGTTGTTATCAAACAATTCGCTTAAGAGAATAAATCAGCAGAAAGAGTTGCTTAGCATTAAAAAATTCAGATTTAGGATTTTCCACCTGGATGATGAGTTTGCCTCTGTCATTGACAATTGGGTAGGATTGGTAACAGAGAGAAACATCGAAGAGCTAGATATAGATCTCGGTTGCACATTCTTACCAGTATGTGATTATCCAAAACCAACATACCATTTGCCCCAAGCAATACTTGCTGCAAAATCACTAACTGTCTTGAAGCTAGGCGGATGTAGATTAGATCTCCCCTTTACAGCAGGTAGCACAAGGTTTCCTTCCCTCCAACAGCTACATCTATGCTCAGTTCATCTAGATGAGCAGATACTGGACAACCTTATCTCCACTTTCCCTTGTGTTCAAATCTTTGCTCTTGAGAACTTTTGGGAGCTTTTCTATTTTCGCATTTCTGGACTCGGTAAACTTAAGATGGTTGAGTTGTCATCAATGCATTGGAACCTCAAAGAGGTTAACATTGAAGCACCAAGCCTTGAAACTTTGGACTTTTGCGATGAGTTAAGAAGTTCCATATGCAAGGTCAATTTGGACGCATGCCAAAATCTGAAAAAGTTACATTTAAGACACGCCAATTTAAGTGACCAATTATTGCAAGAGCTTATCTCTAAATTGCACCTGCTTGAGACTTTGAATATAAGCTATTGCGATAGGTTGGAAAGAGTTAAGATTTTGAGTCATAAGCTGAAAAGCCTAAGCATATACCATTGCGAGAGAATTGCAGATGTGAATATTGACTCTCCAAATCTGTGTTCTTTCTCATTTAATGGCAGTAAAGAAACAACACCCTCCATCTCTCTAATTAATAATCTCATTTCTCAATTGGGAGTTCGTGTATATTTCGACTTACATCGCGACAAAAATTGTGGAGCCGAATGGCTCCTTAGTTTTAGACAGTTCCTAGCAAACTTTGGGCGGATAGAAGACTTATACTTATGCCTCCCTCCCCATAAGGTAACTTTTAGGATTCACAAAGTTGCTGCTTTTCTTAGATTATTCTCAAATCTATCATCCACCTAACATGGATATTATCCATTGCAAAGGATTCTTTCATTCAACAAGAGCTGCCAGATGTTTCAGTTCCTCCACCAAGTGAGGTCACCTCTCTGAAGCTGTTAATTTGTGCAACTCCAAGGTCACTCTATTATGCTGCCCTTGTCAATGGCCTGTTTTGGAGTTGTCGCCCCAAGACTTTAAAAATATGGCGTGTAGTGGACTGGCACTTTGGTCTCATTAGGGTATGACCATTGATTAAGTCTTTCgagttttcatttttcagtTCTTGTTTCAATACAGTGGTGGAACAATCAAATAGACAAGATGGAGCTCATACTTGTGCTAGCTTTACTTGTTCATCAGTATGCTCATCGATTTGCTTCAATGCAGTTCCTGTTGAACAAGCTGAAAAACAGAGAAGATGTACAATGCTGCAACGCTAATGCCATCAAAAGGTGGGAGGATGAAGTGGAGGACGTTAAGATTAGGATTAAAACCGAAATTGAATATGAGATGCCTCATTGGACTGACTTTTTACATGCAATGCCCACGACGCATTATGgtaaaaatgtatattttgatttcaaaTGGCAACAATCATCCACATGTTAAGATTTCAACtttgaaatcatttaatttctcataaTGTTATCAAATCATctgataattaaatattagaCATTATGTGAAAATTCTCATTCCCTTAGATTTTAATCTCGAAAATTGACCagtgttttatttattaaactaTGAGATATGTGCTTCTAATAATTAAACTCAAATGGAAATCTAATGGGAGTTAAAGCTTGTTTAACATGCCATTGCCACCGAATTTTTTCACGTTGACAAGTCCCACAGCAGTGTCACCTTTCTCCAATTCATGACTTTCAGAAGCCATAACTCTGGCTTATTAAAACATTAAACGTTTACGACTCTCATGTCTCAAACTTCTCTGCAGACTTGTATAAGTTTTATAGCTCTGAAATGTTGACTTACTTCGCTAGAAATGATGGCAATTTGCAAATTCTAGGAAGTGTAGATGGATTTGCACAGACCACCAAAACaatttgcaaaagaaaaaggaaaaaaccacTCTGCAACtgcaaatataataaattttataattacaatctcatttaatgttaaaaaaaatttattacacCCCAATTATATGTACAAATGATCTTATTTAATAGACTTTTCTATGTACAGCCTAGTCCCAAATCTTTTATTACAACCCAACTAGGTATTAAACACAAATAAAAGCAGAAATCCTATAATCACTTTGGCTGCTAGCACTTCTCAAATTTAGcattaacatataaaatcttAGGCTCCAAAACTATGTCATCAATCAGGCTGCATAATTCATCACTTTGTTCTTCGCTTGTGTTCTTGCCCTTTTGAACATAGTCATCCAACGTGTAGCCCTTATAAGTAGCCAGCCTGTGCAGCTGaaccaaaaaagaattatatcATGTATTGCTGGTCAATATCCTCATGAAGGTGATAtcaccaaatcaaaataaaactGAGTAAATCATACATACAGATTCAAACTCCCAGCCTCCACCAAAAATAAACCCTACAGGCTTAGCTCCtccaaatttaaatttcataatttctttgTATTCCACCTTGGAGTTTCTGCATAGGGTGCACCACATCCAGGAATCATTTGCGCCCAAATCTTTTGTGCACAGCTTTTGATGTTACACTGATAAACAACCAAGAATTTAACGTAACATTAATTAACTTCattagaaataaatgaataaaggaacaaaagaaaagcCCAGAGAGAAAGCAGCAAGTAATTGAATGGAAACAATATATTGGAACCTGGCCATCAAAGTGAACTGGACTCTTGCTAGGAGTTGGTTTTTCTGCTAGTGCTTGAAGAAGTTGGAACATGGCCCAAGCTCATTTCAATGACATTTTCCTCTTGGCACCTTTTGCATTTTacctaaaacaatattttcaagtAAGACACATGATTTCaggaagaaattaaaatgtataaatcataataaaagAGAGGTGAGCAGGGAAAAAGGATTGATTACCTTAATGCGATAAGTACTATTAGGATTATTGAATCCACCATGAAGCTGAAGATTTGTGCACCCTTGCAGTGCAGCCTTTATCAGAAGGTTGTATTCCATGTTGCCGTCAACAATGAGGATGCCTCGGGGTATTTATACTATTGTTCATCAAACATTTACTTGACAAACAAGAAATCTTGGACCTTGTGATCATCTAAATGGAGCTGAGCAGAGCTCATATCTGTTACAATTATCAAAAGTAACTTACTACTTTAGgagaaacattttgaaatCTTGAATTAATGTGACTTAGAATTGCTTTATTCATTTGTTCATTGAATACATGATATGAACTCATATTATGGTTTAGTTCACgttttcttttgatttctttctcttttacttagTATATCAAAACACTTTTTATCTTTAGTCAAGATGGTAACAAAAATATATGGTTGAAATTGATATTTAACTGTTGCAATACAAatagaaaggaaggaaaaaggacGTTTCAGCTTTCCTCAAGTAAATGCATATAGAAAATGACTTGAATTACCATTGTATAACATATAAGCTCTAAAGATAGTATTAATGTAATTTAAAGTAGAGAAACAACTTTATACTTTTTGGTCTTGATACAAAAGCATGACAAATTGCAAAGTCAAAATGCTTCCATATATATACGTATAGATAATCGTTcatttctataaatatttcttttattttttttaattccatGATAATATTTCATACCTAATGTTTACAATAAAATGATCGATGCATTTTTAGTGCATGGTAATAGAGCAAGAAAACTTGGGCAGGAGGTAATATCttttattagtatttttttttatctaatttgaaatataatttttctccAAGTTATTGAAAAACCCAAATTGTGTGATTAAGGCCAcgtttcttttacttcttttttctcctaTGAACATTTCCTAGCAACAtcctatttatataaaaaatgtatGCTTGAAAATTGTTATTTGTCTCTTGCAAAAACAAGTTTATTAGCTTTAATTCCTCAAGCAAATGCATATAGGGAATGCCTTGAATTATTATCATATAGCATATACGCTCCAaagataatattataatttaaagatgaGAAACAACAACTTGATAACTAATTTTGGCCAGACAAAGAGATAAGGACAAATTGCAAAGTCAAACAGCTTGCATGGGTAGATAACGGTCATTAGTCattacataaatatatatatatatatatgttttatctttttcattattattcaAAGATAATATTTCATACCAAAGGTTTACAATGATATATGCACTTTTGGTGCATGGTAATAAACCAAGAAAACTTGGGCAGAAGGTAATATCCTTTATtagtattttcttttatctagTATGAAATATAGTTTTTCTCCAAattgctaaaaaaaaaagaaaagaaaacacatTGACAGCTGCCTTTCCCAGTCCCAGGGACATGGTTATAGGTGTGGATGGATGCAAAGTTAATCAGTCTAATTAATTTCCCTGCTTGAGACTGGATATAAATAATTGCAATACCTTATAAGAGTTAAGATTTCGAgtcaaaaactaaaaagactTTGCCTAACTGACTGCAAGAAGATTAAAATGTTGACCATACTAGCTACTTGTAATTTTTCTCAATATTAATCTACTGACACTTACTTCCAcatttgatttcaattttttataaacaaaGTCAAATTTGAATCTTTGAAGAGTAcaatatttcaatatttgataatctattaatttgaaagatttCAAATTAATACTTTGCCATAACTAAAAACAGATCAGTCATTACAAGGAATGACAGTGTCTGCTACCATAGCTTAGTCTATTATTAAATATGATGGCAAGTGACAACTACACTAATTAAGACATTGAATTATATATTCTTGACATTGACAATTTAAAAAGCTGGGACAAACCATCCATGCACAATGAGCTCTCCTAGCGGTTGATTTGCAGTGTgattattcaaatatgttatatttcactttaattaattatcaaacgGAAAATCGTAGGATCAGTGGCAGGCATTAGCCGCGAATCCAATTCTTGAATCAGACACATCGTAAGCAACCTCAAACGTCTGCTGTTGATGATTTCCAATAACGGCTGTTTGGCTCCATCCAGCAAAGGCCAAGCATGTAACTCCCTTATCAGCTTGTATGAGCACATTGGAAGCACCAAGAGTGAGGTCAGCTCCTCCTTGAAACATCATTTGAATCTCAGGTGCCGCCGACATAGTCTTGACAGTCCCCAGGAAACAGCAATCCAATATCGAAATTGCTGGGGCTTGCGCATACTTTTTGGACATGATCTTTACAAAGGCATCTCGCAAGGCAGAATACAAAGACCTAGGCAGGCGTGTGATGACAGTTCCAGAGTCTATGATGGTTGGGACTCTATACTCAGCAGCAGCCACCCTCAGAGGGATACCTGCCACAGTTATAGATGTCAACCTTAGGTAGTATAAACTAGGATTCTGATGAGGATCTGTGATCATGGGAGTGAACTTGAATGTTGATAGAGAAGGCTTTCCTATTTTCAGGAAACCTCCAGCGTCAGTAGAAGTAGCTGTGGGCAGACAGTAAGAGAAACCATATCCATATTTGGAGGACACCTGAGCTAGCATGGAGAGTTTGTCACGGGCTAGTCCTACTAGCCCAGCTGCCCTTCCGAACAAGCCTTCATTGTCCTGCCCACATCCATATACGAAATTGGAGAAGGTTTGGGATTGTGATAAAGTCAGTAAATCTTGACTTAAGTAGCCAATTGAGTATGATGAATCACCATAGCTGGCCGTGTATAGGCACTTGTTTGAAGTCGAACATAAAGGGTTGTTCAAAGTTGCTTCCTTGAGTGAAGAGCACTCAGAGGCGGCACATGAGAGATATTTGTATGTCGTAGATGCAGAGGGATTAAAAACAGGGTCTGCCTGGCTGTGACAGTATACTGCACAAGGCTCACACTGGATCCAGGAGAAGGAGCTGCCTGTATCCATGACCACGTCATAGTACTTGGCCGGAGTTCCAAGGCCTATCCTGACATAGTAGTTCCCTGTACCGATGGATAAACCTGGATTCAGTGGGATACTCAAAGACTTTGCACTTGACCAATACCCTAATCTCTGGGATAAAGCGGAATTTGTACTGCCTCTGCCTCTGCCTCTGTCTTGGGCTACTATGGAAGCGAGAGCCTTAACACGTTCTTCATCACGCAAGAGAAAATTGGAGAAGGATAAGGAGAATTCTGGGGTGAGAGAAGACTCAGGCCCTTGAACGTGATAGATCTTAACGTGTATGCCAGACTGGTTGACTTCCAACTTATTCTCTGCAAAAATTGGTTCattgataataataatgacCATTCATATAAACCTAtccatttatattttaaatatatatttcatataatacGGAAAACATATACATACCTTGGAGTTCTGCGAGCAGAGGTGCCACTGCAATTGCAAGTGGCAGAGAGAAAATTAGAAACCAAACAAACGCCATCTCAGTTCTGCAGCCGACTTATAGCCTGTCCTCTCTTATCTAAAAGAAGGGGAGCTTATAACAAGAAAGGAGAACATGTCATTTACAAGTGTGTGGCAGAGTTCCAAAAGAAGAGGAATGcataaagaaataaagttCAATCATGAACTATTAGTTGGAGAAATCTAAATGCTGTCACATTCCTTCAACAATAATGGGGCTTGATTAAAGTAGGAGGAACTTTAAACGGTTAGattagtaattaaaaaaataattatttattaaaattgttaTCTGTTATCTTATTTTCGTTTTGTTTGTGAgcaataagaaaatggaaatatggaacaaaataacataactTAATACCTATCGCTGTGACTGGGGCGGGATACGGTACTTCCATCGAAGGGCTGCTTTTACTCGAGAAGAATATACGTGCACGGCTCAATATGCAAAGGACACTGATGTGTGTTCTTATAGCTATCATTTTCCTACGTCTTTTAACTGTCTTGTCGAGGTCCTACAAATTGGCCATTCAATGTTGGAAAAAATATGAGAAGAAAGCATCAAACCAGTCCTTTGAATCAAGTATTTGGGCCATGGAAAGGTCCTCTCCAACTAATACTTAattatgatttggaaatgttATCCAGATCATCAAACTCTTTTGTATTCAAGCTAACTAAAAATATAACCTAATAATGTCCTCTGGAGTGATCAGGTTAACACTTCAATTGGGTAGATGGTCTACAATTGAGGGATGCATTGGGGTACAAACAAGAAATCTTGGACCTTGGGATCATTTAATCGGACCTTTTACTAGTATCAATGATATTTTCTACTTTACGAGCTTgcatgaagatgaagaaacatGTTGAGCTTTACCTAGTAATGGCCAAATTAACTTAACCGTCATTACATTTAGGCCAAATAAGGTATGAACAAATTGcaatttccattttttttttctgttgacAACAATATTACCAATTAAGTGTTTAAAGGTGAATGATATGTGCATTTTTACTCTACGGTAATATACCTAGAAAACTTGCATAGGAATAGGATATATCCTCGTCTCTTAGTACTAGCAgtgaatattttttatcttaattccAAACATAATCTTAATATTGTGCAAAAGGATTCAAGCGCAGTGGCGGCTGTCATTTGTTTTTGTACAGTTTTCATGGTAACGTCTGCTGACACAAACATAGCATGCCCATGCAGAAGCAAATGCTATGTTTTTCTCAATGCATTAAGGGacaaaatgctcaaaattaCCACAAGTATAATCCGGAAAACATACCATCAAGGACCATGATTCTCTTTTGTTTCAAAATCGACATAAAATCCACCACCCAGCTAAAACCATGAACCAAAATAAGACTTCAAAAAGAGGTAAAAAAGTGTCTGGAACAATGAAATCACAGCACAAAACAACTTAAACCCCTACTTCACTTCCTTCCTCGGATCTTCAAAGCTTGTCTGTTCCTCTTCTTGACACCAGACTTGGCAACCTTCAGACTCCTGTTCACAGCACTCAACCTTGCAAGGGCTGCTTTCGTTAAATCTGGCCTGTAGTAGTTGTCTGCCACCTGCAATATTTGAAACAAGATAGAGACATTAGGCAAAATTCATAAAAGAATCACCATGCTTAGATGAACAGAATTTCAGAATATCATTGAAAATCTATATGAACTGCAGCATGAAGACAGTGCAAATTGCCAAAATCACCAACTTACATTAATATAATTGAGAATATAATAGCAGCCAAGAGCAAGTTGGAAAAACGGAGGGAAGGTGGGGAGAAAAGGTAAAACAGTAGGGGACAAGCTACACGAGAGAGCATGACAGCCAAAATTCAgtatacacatatatacacATCATGCTCAAAGCTAGCTACGTAAGCATTGAAATTGCACTCGATTAAACTTTAAAAGCTCAGAAGCCAAGCGTAACAAGTAAATTTCATAGAAGAATCCAACAAATAGATCCTTCTTACCTGTTATTGCTTCATCACCGCAAgataaaactttcaaaaaatttgaatttgaatgcaAGCAATACCACACCTTTAGACAAACAAATCATCAATCAACTAAATAATCTAACAATGTTCACCAGTTAGTTTGAGGAACTAATATTAGATAAAGAgttcaaactttttttaataaaaaaaaaaacaactgtTTTTGGTGGTGACTCTTTAGACAAAcaattttttctcttcaaaaaCAAACAAGCACAATAATTACCAAGTTACAAATTAATATCAAATAGTTGGGGGAGGTAGGGAAAGCTTTCAGAGGCAAAACCAAAcctagaaaaagaataaacagaAATGGTTCAGATGATGTCTTCCTATTTTACCTGGTTTTTGACTGCCTTGGCCATCCTGGGGAACTCCTTTCTCATGACAGACTTGTGAAGCAAACTTGAAGGCTTGTTCTGCTTCTTGGTCTTAGTTGTTGCTAGCAGCACAGACTGATCTTTGCCCCCACTTTGAATGGTTACTGTTTTCTTGTTTGCCAGCCCTAACGTTTCATAGATCCAGTGAAGAGTAAGTCAATTGCACCAAAGTCCCGACTCAACTAAACTCAAAGAACGAATTCAGCTATTGAGTTGAGAAACTGGGGCAGGGGAGGGAtataaagaatatatattaagCAAATAGGACATGTATTCCTTTGTGAATGCATTAAATTCATGATTCCAGGTTTCAACTATTCTCAAGATAAAAACAGCAACTTCGCTTCCAACTTTTCAAGTACCATATCAATTAAAATTGCCCCCCTCATCGTACTTGGATGTTCTTATGGTTATATCAGATCACTATTTCAGCTTTCCTAAGAAaacttaattcaattttttaagagaaaaaaaaaagagcaaaaacgAAACAAGATATACCCAATATTTCTTGTCATTCCCTGAACAATCATTTGCCAGGCAaatatttccttttctcttttacttaataaaacgggaaaaaaaagcaaaagaaattttcatttgtCAAATAAACCTGACATAAACATAATCGAATGAAcaacaataaaagaaagaagaaacttttggatcaaaataataccAGAGTGTTTGTAGGAGTTCAGATTGTAGAGATTGTTGGGCTCTTTGCTGAACTGAACACTAGCGGTTCCTCTTCCAAACTGCTTCACCAAAAAAGAATTGTTCTTCTTCACTATCTCCCAAATCAACTGTCCTGGAACTGTCGCCATCTTCTCCTTCCCTGCACCTCACTGCACCAGATCCACCCAAACACAAAAACCCTCTTCGTAAGATTAAAAGCctttaaaacaaaagcaaaccaaaaagaaaaggcagAAATAAATTAGTAGGGAGCTACGAATTGAAGGAGAACCTGTTGATTTTTACGGGGTTTTCTTAGGGATGggagctgcagcgagaattgGAGACTGTAAAGAAGAGCGAAAAAGAGCTTTTATAGCACTGAAAACCCTAATTGCCAGTACTAGTCTGTTTTCCATTTAAGACGGCAAGGGTATCAttcattttagtttattaCGGTCATGTCCTCTTCTTTTAGTGCAGTTTTTGTTGGATCCTATATATCTTATAGACTTATACAAAACGCAACATAACCCAAAGTTGAATACAACAagaacttttctttttgcatgataaataaaataaattaaattaaattaaattaaaactaaaatatgaataaataattaattgatcCGATATTTGATCTTATGCTATACATTTTCTTATACCCTTTGCAACATT
It includes:
- the LOC18596095 gene encoding 60S ribosomal protein L28-1 isoform X1, which produces MATVPGQLIWEIVKKNNSFLVKQFGRGTASVQFSKEPNNLYNLNSYKHSGLANKKTVTIQSGGKDQSVLLATTKTKKQNKPSSLLHKSVMRKEFPRMAKAVKNQVWYCLHSNSNFLKVLSCGDEAITGGRQLLQARFNESSPCKVECCEQESEGCQVWCQEEEQTSFEDPRKEVK
- the LOC18596095 gene encoding 60S ribosomal protein L28-1 isoform X2; translation: MATVPGQLIWEIVKKNNSFLVKQFGRGTASVQFSKEPNNLYNLNSYKHSGLANKKTVTIQSGGKDQSVLLATTKTKKQNKPSSLLHKSVMRKEFPRMAKAVKNQVWYCLHSNSNFLKVLSCGDEAITACPLLFYLFSPPSLRFSNLLLAAIIFSIILMWQTTTTGQI
- the LOC18596094 gene encoding aspartyl protease family protein At5g10770, producing the protein MAFVWFLIFSLPLAIAVAPLLAELQENKLEVNQSGIHVKIYHVQGPESSLTPEFSLSFSNFLLRDEERVKALASIVAQDRGRGRGSTNSALSQRLGYWSSAKSLSIPLNPGLSIGTGNYYVRIGLGTPAKYYDVVMDTGSSFSWIQCEPCAVYCHSQADPVFNPSASTTYKYLSCAASECSSLKEATLNNPLCSTSNKCLYTASYGDSSYSIGYLSQDLLTLSQSQTFSNFVYGCGQDNEGLFGRAAGLVGLARDKLSMLAQVSSKYGYGFSYCLPTATSTDAGGFLKIGKPSLSTFKFTPMITDPHQNPSLYYLRLTSITVAGIPLRVAAAEYRVPTIIDSGTVITRLPRSLYSALRDAFVKIMSKKYAQAPAISILDCCFLGTVKTMSAAPEIQMMFQGGADLTLGASNVLIQADKGVTCLAFAGWSQTAVIGNHQQQTFEVAYDVSDSRIGFAANACH
- the LOC18596095 gene encoding 60S ribosomal protein L28-1 isoform X3, which translates into the protein MATVPGQLIWEIVKKNNSFLVKQFGRGTASVQFSKEPNNLYNLNSYKHSGLANKKTVTIQSGGKDQSVLLATTKTKKQNKPSSLLHKSVMRKEFPRMAKAVKNQVADNYYRPDLTKAALARLSAVNRSLKVAKSGVKKRNRQALKIRGRK
- the LOC18596092 gene encoding uncharacterized protein LOC18596092, giving the protein MDEHRTEAVDRISDLPEPILHHILSKVEATDAARTSVLSKAWKSIYDSFPVVVLDELFIEEYVKSYELSSEERQKYLSNLEQFRTRYNVHIRGVGADEEKGKLLAMMIIREKFMLLSNNSLKRINQQKELLSIKKFRFRIFHLDDEFASVIDNWVGLVTERNIEELDIDLGCTFLPVCDYPKPTYHLPQAILAAKSLTVLKLGGCRLDLPFTAGSTRFPSLQQLHLCSVHLDEQILDNLISTFPCVQIFALENFWELFYFRISGLGKLKMVELSSMHWNLKEVNIEAPSLETLDFCDELRSSICKVNLDACQNLKKLHLRHANLSDQLLQELISKLHLLETLNISYCDRLERVKILSHKLKSLSIYHCERIADVNIDSPNLCSFSFNGSKETTPSISLINNLISQLGVRVYFDLHRDKNCGAEWLLSFRQFLANFGRIEDLYLCLPPHKDSFIQQELPDVSVPPPSEVTSLKLLICATPRSLYYAALVNGLFWSCRPKTLKIWRVVDWHFGLIRWWNNQIDKMELILVLALLVHQYAHRFASMQFLLNKLKNREDVQCCNANAIKRWEDEVEDVKIRIKTEIEYEMPHWTDFLHAMPTTHYGKNVYFDFKWQQSSTC